A window from Leptothermofonsia sichuanensis E412 encodes these proteins:
- a CDS encoding PAS domain-containing protein — translation MVSKVPLNIQTCSQVAEVSPPVASLGTNPSHLNHDYAEADILRLSTFFRSNPNPILVFSPDGNVVKTNPAAVRMLKRLHMGELDLLPEDHAQIVQSCLDGRMREYAIEVNTHNRVFALTYHPLPAFKLVYLYAIEITEFRRAEEDLLRMVASTLTLAKQAVLRLQAFRKTPPQSVKPSHQQTDLSEMFVAMDGCVFTSSNRFGEWDLD, via the coding sequence ATGGTAAGCAAAGTCCCCCTGAATATTCAAACGTGCAGTCAGGTTGCTGAAGTGTCCCCTCCGGTTGCCAGCCTGGGAACCAATCCCTCCCATCTCAACCACGACTATGCCGAGGCAGATATCCTGCGCCTTTCTACCTTTTTCAGGAGCAACCCCAATCCTATCCTGGTATTCAGCCCGGATGGCAACGTGGTAAAGACAAATCCGGCAGCAGTACGAATGCTCAAGCGGTTGCACATGGGTGAATTGGATCTATTACCGGAGGATCATGCCCAGATTGTGCAGTCATGCCTGGATGGCCGGATGCGAGAGTATGCGATCGAAGTCAACACCCACAATCGTGTATTTGCGTTGACCTATCACCCCCTCCCTGCCTTCAAGCTGGTCTATCTATACGCGATTGAAATCACCGAATTCAGACGGGCAGAGGAAGACCTGTTACGGATGGTTGCCAGTACGCTGACCCTGGCAAAGCAGGCAGTTCTACGCTTGCAAGCATTTCGTAAAACGCCGCCCCAATCAGTCAAGCCATCTCACCAGCAAACGGACCTTTCTGAGATGTTTGTGGCCATGGATGGTTGTGTCTTTACATCCAGTAATCGTTTCGGTGAGTGGGACCTGGACTAG
- a CDS encoding Uma2 family endonuclease, translating to MQGVSGTGFESGQADIATARRPDIVVLDETVIASEPLWEKEPVITLGRSIKLIVEVVSTNWETDYARKVEEYALFGIPEYWIVDYRGLGGVAFIGKPKQPTFTVCKLNEDEYIQQQYRLGEPIASSLLPGFQIRLDDILPR from the coding sequence TTGCAGGGTGTATCTGGCACGGGTTTTGAGAGTGGTCAGGCCGATATCGCCACTGCCCGTCGTCCTGATATTGTCGTTTTAGATGAAACCGTCATTGCCAGCGAACCGCTCTGGGAAAAAGAACCCGTGATTACCCTGGGGCGATCCATCAAGCTCATTGTTGAAGTGGTTAGTACCAACTGGGAAACCGATTATGCCCGAAAAGTTGAAGAATATGCCCTTTTCGGAATTCCCGAATATTGGATTGTGGATTATCGAGGACTGGGTGGAGTTGCCTTTATTGGAAAACCGAAACAACCAACCTTTACTGTCTGCAAACTCAATGAAGACGAATATATCCAGCAACAATATCGTTTAGGAGAACCGATCGCCTCTAGCCTCCTGCCAGGTTTCCAGATTCGCCTGGATGATATCCTGCCCCGCTAG